From Methylomonas sp. EFPC3, a single genomic window includes:
- a CDS encoding roadblock/LC7 domain-containing protein, producing the protein MKADMLTSVLTELNGTSADIEASGVISTDGLMMASVLPAGMDEDRVGAMSAAMLSLGDRTAQELNRGNLEQVLIKGARGYVLMTYAGSEAVLTVLAKPNAKLGLIFLDVKRAAESISEML; encoded by the coding sequence ATGAAAGCAGATATGCTGACCTCGGTACTGACGGAGTTGAACGGCACTTCGGCCGATATTGAAGCATCGGGCGTGATATCCACGGACGGATTGATGATGGCCTCGGTATTGCCGGCCGGCATGGATGAAGACCGGGTCGGCGCCATGAGTGCGGCGATGCTGTCTTTGGGCGACCGTACTGCCCAGGAACTGAACCGGGGCAATCTGGAGCAGGTGTTGATCAAAGGCGCACGCGGCTATGTGCTGATGACTTACGCCGGCAGCGAAGCGGTATTGACGGTGTTAGCCAAGCCCAATGCCAAATTGGGCCTGATCTTTCTCGACGTCAAGCGCGCGGCGGAAAGTATTTCCGAAATGCTGTGA